The Fimbriimonas ginsengisoli Gsoil 348 genome window below encodes:
- a CDS encoding redoxin domain-containing protein, with product MPLSVGTVAPDFTLKTKDAEGVHDVRLSDHRGKENVVLLFYPGAYTHICTKEMCDVTEGLGKFKAANARVYGISNDSPFVLEEWSKHLNIGFPLLSDFQHDVARAYDVVWPDFAGLGPGTARAVFIIDREGVIRYSEQTPTLLDFPDYEAIERALGDLDAQSVA from the coding sequence ATGCCATTATCGGTCGGAACCGTTGCGCCGGATTTCACGCTGAAAACGAAGGATGCCGAGGGTGTCCACGACGTTCGATTGAGCGACCATCGCGGAAAGGAGAACGTCGTTCTGTTGTTCTATCCGGGTGCATACACCCATATCTGCACCAAGGAGATGTGCGATGTTACGGAGGGGCTCGGCAAGTTCAAGGCCGCGAACGCCCGGGTGTACGGGATCAGCAACGATAGCCCGTTCGTGCTCGAAGAGTGGTCGAAGCACCTAAATATCGGCTTCCCCCTGCTTAGCGACTTTCAACACGACGTCGCTCGTGCCTACGACGTCGTATGGCCAGATTTCGCCGGCCTCGGCCCCGGTACCGCCCGCGCCGTTTTCATCATCGACCGCGAGGGAGTGATCCGCTACTCGGAACAGACCCCAACCCTGCTCGATTTCCCGGACTACGAAGCGATCGAGCGGGCGCTCGGCGATCTCGATGCCCAATCCGTGGCTTAG
- the fsa gene encoding fructose-6-phosphate aldolase, producing MKLFVDTGDIEEVRQAADWGVLDGVTTNPTLIAKSGKQFKETVLKICELVPNGAISAEVVATDYDTMLKEALEVASWHPNIVVKVPLIEPGVSLIKTLSDRGIRTNCTLVFSVSQALLAAKAGATFISNFVGRVDDISDDGMVAVRDTVDMIHTYDFKSEVLVASVRHPLHVVQAIQAGAHIATMPLKIMSMLFKHPLTDKGLKQFLDDWNKAGLHILEP from the coding sequence ATGAAGCTGTTCGTGGATACCGGCGATATCGAAGAAGTGCGGCAGGCGGCCGACTGGGGTGTGTTGGACGGGGTGACTACAAACCCGACGCTGATCGCCAAGAGCGGAAAGCAGTTCAAGGAAACCGTGCTCAAGATCTGCGAGCTCGTTCCGAACGGAGCGATCAGCGCAGAAGTGGTCGCCACCGACTACGACACCATGCTTAAGGAAGCGCTCGAAGTTGCGTCATGGCACCCGAACATCGTGGTTAAGGTTCCCCTCATCGAGCCGGGGGTCTCGCTCATCAAAACCCTTTCCGACCGCGGCATTCGGACGAACTGCACGCTGGTCTTCTCCGTTTCCCAAGCCCTCCTCGCCGCTAAGGCGGGCGCGACGTTCATTTCCAACTTCGTCGGCCGCGTCGACGATATCTCCGACGATGGAATGGTGGCAGTGCGGGACACGGTGGACATGATCCACACCTACGATTTCAAGAGTGAAGTGCTCGTGGCCTCCGTTCGCCACCCCCTGCACGTGGTGCAGGCGATCCAGGCCGGCGCGCACATCGCGACTATGCCGCTCAAAATCATGTCGATGCTGTTTAAGCATCCGCTCACCGACAAAGGTCTCAAGCAATTCTTGGACGACTGGAACAAGGCCGGCCTACATATCCTCGAGCCGTAA
- the mnmE gene encoding tRNA uridine-5-carboxymethylaminomethyl(34) synthesis GTPase MnmE: MLFDTIVAPITGQPPAGVAWVRLSGSEAWSIAAQVFSPWPDEVEPRKALYGRYAAGDDGLALPFSAGHSYTGEESVELSMHGSHASVRAVVDACLAAGARLAEPGEFTQRAFLNGRIDLTQAEAVRETIEALTENQLRQAGRNRDGALRNEIEEVRGELLRILAAIEASVDFSEEIGEFDREGALGKFRGIHFRIAHLQKESEVSRIVREGYRIAIVGPPNAGKSSLLNRLLGTERSIVTAIPGTTRDFVEERADFGGVAVVLIDTAGLRETSDEVEAIGVERTRRIAEGADEIWYVYDGNLGLSSDEADELSAFGRKATPVANKSDLGPAQWPGIPISVKTGENLDYLVQFVRVKVMANAPEIAVNERQASVLAEAVAVARDLQAALKGNSPDDLLSVLFQDLIAILGRITGQTAEPDMIDRIFHDFCVGK, translated from the coding sequence GTGCTCTTCGACACTATCGTTGCGCCGATCACGGGCCAACCCCCGGCGGGGGTGGCGTGGGTTCGGTTGAGCGGATCCGAGGCCTGGTCGATCGCAGCCCAAGTGTTTTCCCCTTGGCCGGACGAAGTCGAACCGCGAAAGGCGCTCTACGGCCGATATGCCGCCGGAGACGACGGACTGGCCCTTCCCTTCTCTGCTGGACACAGCTACACGGGGGAAGAGAGTGTGGAGCTATCCATGCACGGTTCCCACGCCTCGGTTCGCGCCGTCGTCGACGCTTGTCTGGCGGCCGGGGCCCGCCTGGCGGAGCCGGGAGAGTTCACCCAACGAGCGTTTTTGAATGGACGGATCGATCTAACCCAAGCGGAGGCCGTGCGGGAGACGATCGAGGCGCTGACGGAGAATCAGCTTCGGCAGGCCGGCCGCAATCGAGACGGCGCCCTCCGGAACGAGATCGAGGAGGTCCGAGGCGAACTGCTTCGCATACTCGCGGCCATCGAGGCGAGCGTCGACTTCAGCGAGGAGATCGGGGAGTTCGACCGCGAAGGAGCGCTTGGGAAGTTTCGCGGCATCCACTTCCGGATCGCTCATCTCCAAAAGGAATCCGAGGTGTCCCGGATCGTACGCGAGGGGTATCGAATCGCTATCGTCGGGCCACCGAACGCGGGCAAGAGCTCGCTCTTGAACCGTCTGTTAGGAACAGAGCGTTCGATCGTGACCGCGATTCCGGGTACCACGCGCGACTTTGTCGAGGAGCGGGCCGATTTCGGCGGCGTCGCGGTAGTTCTGATCGACACTGCCGGCTTGCGGGAAACCAGCGATGAGGTGGAGGCGATCGGAGTCGAGCGCACCCGTCGAATCGCCGAAGGGGCGGATGAGATTTGGTACGTGTACGACGGGAATCTAGGCCTGTCCAGTGACGAAGCGGACGAGTTATCGGCGTTCGGGCGCAAGGCAACTCCGGTCGCCAACAAGTCGGACCTTGGACCAGCGCAATGGCCGGGGATCCCGATCTCGGTCAAGACTGGAGAGAATTTGGACTACCTCGTGCAGTTTGTGCGGGTCAAAGTAATGGCGAACGCACCCGAAATCGCCGTCAACGAGCGTCAAGCCTCGGTGCTTGCCGAAGCCGTCGCTGTTGCCCGCGACCTCCAAGCTGCGCTCAAAGGCAATAGCCCCGACGACCTGCTGAGCGTTCTCTTCCAGGACCTGATCGCGATTCTCGGCCGCATCACCGGCCAAACCGCCGAACCCGACATGATCGACCGAATCTTCCACGACTTCTGCGTGGGGAAATAG
- a CDS encoding ankyrin repeat domain-containing protein, with the protein MTINLLMVTAFIACVVCRHAQWKTPFLIASVKRHDVDAVRELLRAGADPNGTELLRAKISLADGVEGGKLYPGNTTLIIATAQGAFAIVRLLLQCGAHINGVGLNGEIPLNAAIYRGDRKLVRYLLDRGADIRHADAGGNQPLSGAAAGSDPSMIALLLDRGAPINGTSGDTPLAMAAWQGKPSVVRLLLSRGADPNFRRPGHQLPLEMASNVLNTLNADLLRRAGGKSRSRKERWSESLRESNSPNRKSKAAPSDYRPEDAEVLDTVLTDLCSYGDEKVRPRGPASVLVGDANLDIDESFADSQINSELDLEHANEISLEMRRSLVNRNASSAPMSGYRPADPRVDLNHVNSQGRFQRPYPGRAEGWRAWVHITLPGYSHSHDSAVVLVTFPNFHMNTGTYLLTKRDGRWSVKWRALTHFA; encoded by the coding sequence GTGACCATCAATCTTTTGATGGTGACCGCTTTCATCGCTTGCGTGGTTTGCCGTCACGCCCAGTGGAAAACGCCCTTTCTGATCGCGTCCGTCAAACGGCACGATGTCGACGCGGTGCGGGAACTCTTGAGAGCTGGCGCTGACCCAAACGGCACCGAATTACTTCGAGCGAAGATTTCGCTCGCCGATGGCGTCGAAGGCGGCAAGCTGTATCCCGGAAATACAACTCTGATAATCGCGACCGCGCAAGGCGCGTTCGCGATCGTCCGTCTTCTCCTCCAGTGCGGAGCCCATATCAACGGTGTGGGACTGAATGGGGAGATCCCCCTCAACGCGGCGATTTATCGAGGTGATCGTAAGCTCGTTAGGTATCTTCTCGACCGAGGCGCCGATATACGGCATGCCGACGCGGGAGGGAATCAGCCCCTCAGCGGCGCGGCCGCTGGAAGCGACCCGTCGATGATTGCCCTACTACTGGACCGGGGGGCGCCGATCAACGGCACCAGCGGCGATACTCCCCTCGCGATGGCAGCTTGGCAAGGGAAACCGAGTGTGGTCCGGCTGCTTCTTAGCCGGGGCGCTGATCCCAACTTCCGGCGCCCTGGCCATCAGTTGCCACTCGAAATGGCGAGCAATGTCCTTAACACCCTCAACGCGGACTTATTACGGAGGGCCGGAGGAAAAAGCAGATCGCGCAAAGAGAGATGGTCGGAGTCGCTACGCGAGTCCAACTCTCCGAATAGGAAGTCGAAAGCGGCTCCCTCCGATTATCGTCCCGAGGACGCAGAGGTGCTTGACACGGTGCTCACCGATCTCTGCTCCTATGGCGATGAGAAAGTCCGCCCTCGAGGTCCGGCGTCGGTCCTCGTCGGTGACGCGAACCTGGATATCGACGAGAGTTTCGCTGATAGCCAGATCAACTCGGAGCTAGATCTCGAGCACGCAAACGAAATTTCACTCGAAATGCGGAGAAGCCTGGTGAATCGCAATGCATCGTCAGCCCCAATGTCTGGCTATCGACCCGCAGATCCGCGAGTGGATTTGAACCACGTTAACTCACAAGGAAGGTTTCAGAGGCCATATCCCGGCCGCGCGGAGGGGTGGCGAGCTTGGGTTCACATCACTCTGCCGGGATACAGCCACTCTCACGATTCGGCGGTCGTCCTCGTTACGTTTCCCAATTTCCACATGAACACCGGCACCTATCTCCTCACGAAACGAGACGGCCGGTGGTCGGTCAAATGGAGAGCCCTGACCCACTTCGCTTGA
- a CDS encoding REP-associated tyrosine transposase, whose product MNLSETPQFITWRLADALPVDLLHRWEAELENNPPDQIKRELWRRIENFIDAGHGSEILRHPMAARAVQESLAFNHNRKYRLHNWVVMPNHVHVLLTPIGGHQLGNIVGPIKSFTSKEIHRLLGGSGPLWQVDYFDRWIRDEKHLGRVASYIEWNPVKAKLCQDPVLWPWSSANEAAHSRLEGR is encoded by the coding sequence ATGAATCTGAGCGAAACTCCGCAGTTCATTACCTGGCGCCTGGCCGACGCCCTGCCGGTAGATTTGCTTCACCGATGGGAGGCCGAGCTGGAAAACAACCCGCCCGACCAAATAAAGCGAGAACTTTGGAGACGAATCGAAAACTTCATCGATGCCGGCCACGGCTCGGAAATTCTTCGGCACCCGATGGCGGCCCGGGCGGTGCAGGAGTCTCTCGCCTTCAACCACAACCGGAAATACCGCTTGCACAACTGGGTCGTGATGCCGAACCACGTGCACGTGCTCTTAACCCCGATAGGCGGGCACCAGCTTGGAAACATCGTCGGCCCCATCAAGAGCTTTACATCAAAGGAAATCCACCGGCTTCTGGGAGGGAGCGGCCCGCTTTGGCAAGTCGATTATTTCGATCGGTGGATTCGAGATGAGAAGCATCTTGGACGCGTTGCTTCCTACATCGAGTGGAATCCAGTGAAGGCGAAGCTTTGCCAGGACCCAGTTTTGTGGCCCTGGAGTTCGGCCAATGAGGCGGCGCACTCTCGGCTTGAGGGACGTTAG
- a CDS encoding SRPBCC family protein yields MLTVRVETEIDATAERCFDLARSQRAHVQSAVATQERIVSGPAHDLLEPGDEVTFEARHLGKTQQLVARIVEMDRPRSFVDEQVNGAFRTLRHVHRFEGIENGTRMVDELMLEAPFGVAGRIAERLFLGGYMKRFLRSRARHLKRMAESGSGLP; encoded by the coding sequence GTGCTCACTGTTCGCGTAGAAACCGAGATCGACGCCACGGCCGAGCGCTGTTTCGACCTGGCCCGAAGCCAACGCGCGCACGTACAGTCGGCGGTAGCGACCCAAGAGCGGATCGTCTCGGGTCCGGCCCACGACCTGCTGGAGCCGGGAGACGAGGTTACATTCGAGGCCCGCCATCTGGGGAAGACGCAGCAGCTCGTGGCTCGCATCGTCGAGATGGATCGCCCCCGAAGCTTCGTGGACGAGCAGGTAAACGGGGCTTTCCGGACGCTTCGCCACGTTCACCGATTCGAGGGTATCGAGAACGGAACGCGGATGGTGGATGAGCTGATGCTCGAGGCGCCGTTCGGCGTGGCGGGGCGAATCGCGGAACGACTGTTCTTGGGAGGGTACATGAAGCGGTTTTTGCGAAGTCGCGCCCGGCACCTAAAGCGGATGGCGGAGAGCGGCTCCGGACTGCCATAG
- a CDS encoding phytanoyl-CoA dioxygenase family protein, whose product MPNPWLSDLARDGIVTVPDVLPHSEVESLIEHIRPLVGEGAGDRTLHDDFTVRELATAGALGRLASQVLNDARVVRVLYFDKHPGANWKVPYHQDVTIAVQSRADVPGFTAFSVKAGMNHVRAPSEVLSSMVALRLHLDDCGLQNGPLRAVPGSHLLGKLPKSEALRLVTEHGEQTYTSPPGGVILMRPLTLHASSQAESPSHRRVLHVEYASRDLPKPLIWALGWPVRA is encoded by the coding sequence ATGCCCAATCCGTGGCTTAGCGACCTCGCTCGGGACGGAATCGTCACCGTCCCGGACGTTCTTCCGCATTCGGAAGTGGAATCGCTGATCGAACATATCCGGCCCCTCGTCGGCGAAGGGGCTGGCGACCGAACCTTGCACGACGACTTTACGGTGCGGGAGCTCGCGACCGCCGGCGCCCTCGGCCGCTTAGCTTCCCAGGTTCTGAACGACGCCCGCGTCGTACGGGTCCTCTACTTCGACAAACACCCCGGAGCTAACTGGAAAGTCCCGTACCATCAGGACGTCACCATCGCCGTCCAATCGCGGGCAGACGTTCCCGGCTTCACCGCATTTTCGGTGAAAGCGGGGATGAACCACGTAAGGGCTCCGTCCGAGGTGCTTTCGAGCATGGTAGCGCTCCGGCTTCATCTGGACGACTGCGGTCTACAAAACGGTCCGCTACGCGCCGTGCCCGGCAGCCACCTACTAGGAAAGCTGCCAAAGTCCGAGGCGTTGAGACTCGTCACCGAACACGGGGAGCAGACCTACACCTCTCCACCGGGCGGCGTGATCCTGATGCGACCCCTGACTTTGCATGCCTCCTCCCAAGCCGAGTCGCCAAGCCACCGGCGTGTGCTCCACGTCGAATACGCCTCCCGCGATCTCCCCAAACCGCTGATCTGGGCCTTGGGCTGGCCAGTCAGGGCTTGA
- a CDS encoding tetratricopeptide repeat protein produces the protein MRVAVLPFNAAEGTKPAYGRQFAAFAAEQLRAHAQADINPVSYLSQIQDEDGTTRMAFVNIADELLPYEQLKDLFEQAEVDLVMDGMLSQTGETFEMTVRFHQKDNETAIDQETISFQESDIFNQLHRLVKRLADHAEIGLPEMLAGETMEFGTENPQAFLDFLEGYDSLNYIQQANGLVAHEFSPEGAYTALLSAIEKDPKFEGPYAVLVQITRACAHFRIGTFEAAEAALNRAIQIAPDQVGAYFALGELHQSVGSLNKASEFLEKAVQKEPNDPGLINRLGAIQMQLGMPVNAERNFRKAMDLEDDEKPSADFLAMVLQQQGREHEIPGVWKGIVEKNPQNGLAQAKYAISLIQAGREAEGEAVFERALETVDDSTAIKRFYAPVLAQRGEHDRAMDFYEDVLDVAPTEIPVLIEYSQTLEAAGREFEVPAVLKTILGANPDANTRAQALARLIELEQPKRAENVDQARQKMEDGDFNGALAQLKPMRNWLADYWKLWALLSSCHNRLEQFPEAEEAARRLLEIYPGCEPAFGELREALNGQGKDEEAYQIMRFAAANNPGSLPIHINLALAAKRFGQEEEARGLARQIREAVGPNPELDLVLSEIER, from the coding sequence ATGAGAGTCGCCGTCCTTCCCTTCAACGCTGCCGAGGGGACTAAGCCTGCGTATGGCCGTCAGTTTGCCGCTTTTGCGGCCGAACAGCTTCGTGCCCACGCCCAGGCCGACATTAATCCCGTCAGCTATCTAAGCCAGATCCAAGACGAGGACGGGACCACGCGAATGGCGTTCGTCAACATCGCGGACGAGCTCCTTCCGTACGAACAGCTCAAAGACCTTTTCGAGCAGGCCGAAGTGGACTTGGTCATGGACGGGATGCTTTCGCAAACCGGCGAAACGTTCGAGATGACCGTCCGATTCCATCAGAAGGATAACGAGACGGCGATCGACCAAGAGACGATCTCGTTCCAAGAGTCGGACATCTTCAATCAGCTTCACCGCCTCGTGAAGCGTTTGGCCGACCATGCCGAGATCGGTCTTCCCGAAATGCTGGCGGGCGAGACGATGGAGTTCGGCACCGAGAACCCGCAGGCGTTCCTCGACTTCCTCGAGGGATACGATTCGCTGAACTACATTCAACAGGCAAACGGGTTGGTCGCCCATGAGTTCTCGCCCGAAGGAGCCTACACGGCCCTTCTTTCCGCTATCGAGAAGGATCCGAAGTTCGAGGGCCCGTACGCGGTGCTTGTTCAGATAACCCGCGCGTGCGCCCACTTCCGAATCGGCACCTTTGAGGCGGCGGAAGCCGCGCTCAATCGAGCGATTCAGATTGCTCCCGATCAAGTTGGCGCCTACTTCGCCCTTGGCGAGCTACATCAGTCGGTCGGCTCGCTGAACAAGGCGTCCGAGTTCCTGGAGAAAGCGGTTCAGAAGGAGCCGAACGATCCGGGCCTGATCAACCGCCTCGGCGCGATCCAGATGCAGCTCGGGATGCCCGTCAACGCAGAACGAAACTTCCGAAAGGCGATGGACCTGGAAGACGACGAAAAGCCGAGCGCCGATTTCTTGGCGATGGTTCTGCAGCAGCAGGGACGCGAGCACGAGATCCCCGGCGTGTGGAAAGGAATCGTGGAAAAGAACCCGCAGAACGGGCTCGCCCAGGCGAAGTACGCGATTTCGTTGATTCAGGCCGGACGCGAAGCCGAGGGCGAAGCGGTCTTCGAGCGAGCGCTGGAAACCGTAGACGATTCCACCGCCATAAAGCGTTTCTACGCCCCGGTGCTCGCCCAAAGGGGAGAGCACGACCGGGCGATGGATTTCTACGAGGACGTCCTCGACGTCGCTCCGACCGAGATTCCCGTCCTCATCGAATACTCGCAGACGCTGGAAGCGGCGGGACGAGAGTTTGAGGTTCCGGCCGTTCTCAAGACGATTCTCGGAGCGAATCCGGACGCCAACACCCGCGCCCAAGCGCTCGCCCGGCTCATCGAGCTGGAGCAGCCGAAGCGAGCAGAAAATGTGGATCAGGCGCGGCAGAAGATGGAGGACGGCGATTTCAACGGCGCCCTCGCCCAACTTAAGCCGATGCGTAACTGGCTCGCCGATTATTGGAAGCTATGGGCGCTCCTCTCCTCGTGCCATAACCGCCTTGAGCAATTCCCGGAGGCCGAAGAGGCGGCTCGCCGTTTGCTCGAGATCTATCCCGGTTGCGAGCCCGCGTTTGGCGAGCTTCGCGAGGCGCTGAACGGGCAGGGAAAAGACGAGGAGGCATACCAAATCATGCGCTTCGCCGCCGCCAACAATCCGGGCTCTCTACCGATCCACATCAATCTCGCTCTCGCGGCGAAGAGGTTTGGCCAGGAGGAAGAGGCTCGCGGCTTGGCGCGCCAGATTCGGGAAGCGGTGGGGCCAAACCCCGAACTCGATTTAGTATTGAGCGAAATCGAGCGCTAG
- a CDS encoding ROK family protein, which translates to MGFLWGIDLGGTKIEAVVLPEGEGTASICRIRIPTEADRGYEHIIGQIARLVEQVESHTGQSRPERIGIGTPGAADPATGLMKNCNTTSLNGRPLPTDLSKAIGVEAIVANDANCFALAEATLGAAAGAPVVFGVIMGTGVGGGLVVNGKVVGGAQGIAGEWGHNLLEPNGQPCYCGKRGCVETVLAGPFLERYYESLSGVRRHLREITERTDTDIHAAATLRRLYEKFGEGLSVVVNIVDPQVIVLGGGVGNIDGLYTHGRDELLRWIFNDHPRVDLRRPTLGDSAGVFGAAMLAKA; encoded by the coding sequence ATGGGTTTTCTGTGGGGGATCGATCTGGGCGGCACCAAGATCGAGGCGGTGGTATTGCCGGAGGGGGAGGGGACGGCTTCGATATGCCGGATCCGGATTCCGACCGAGGCCGACCGCGGCTATGAGCACATCATCGGCCAGATCGCTCGATTGGTGGAGCAGGTGGAAAGCCACACCGGCCAATCGCGACCGGAGAGGATCGGAATCGGAACCCCCGGCGCAGCCGATCCGGCGACGGGCCTGATGAAGAACTGCAATACGACGAGCTTAAATGGGAGGCCGCTACCGACCGATTTGTCGAAGGCCATCGGGGTGGAGGCGATCGTGGCGAACGATGCAAACTGCTTCGCGCTCGCGGAGGCCACCTTGGGTGCGGCGGCAGGAGCCCCGGTCGTATTTGGGGTGATTATGGGAACCGGAGTTGGCGGTGGGCTAGTGGTCAACGGCAAAGTGGTCGGAGGCGCCCAGGGGATTGCCGGCGAGTGGGGTCACAACTTGCTGGAACCAAATGGGCAGCCCTGCTATTGCGGCAAACGTGGTTGCGTAGAAACGGTGCTGGCTGGGCCTTTTCTCGAGCGGTACTACGAGTCGCTTTCGGGGGTTCGTCGTCATCTTAGGGAGATCACCGAGCGTACAGATACCGACATCCATGCCGCCGCTACCCTCCGCCGCTTGTACGAGAAGTTCGGAGAAGGATTATCGGTGGTCGTCAACATCGTCGACCCCCAAGTCATCGTTCTCGGAGGCGGAGTCGGCAATATCGACGGCCTGTACACCCACGGCCGCGATGAGCTGCTCAGGTGGATCTTCAACGACCATCCCCGAGTGGATCTACGCCGCCCCACGCTAGGCGACAGCGCGGGAGTATTCGGAGCCGCGATGCTCGCTAAAGCTTGA
- a CDS encoding DUF1501 domain-containing protein, translating into MNPFFERDLRISRRQLFGTGAKGIGVAALAGLLTQDGFASLLQGHAQHHGSGPLPGLPHFPPKAKRVIVLWQGGAPSQVDLFDYKPELLKHRLEELPASLREGTRLSTMTSGQNKFPILPAIKPFRQYGQSGMWLSEMIPHTGSIADDICLVKSMHTDAVNHAPGVTFFLTGSQIPGRPSMGAWATYGLGSMTDELPAFVVMTSSDEKKTCGQLFYDYYWGSGFIPSKYQGVRFRSEGEPVLYLNDPPGMSPQLRRGVLDDIAALDKRRLADYGDPEIETRITQYELAFKMQTSVPELTDISKEPKSVLDMYGPDVEKHGSYAHNCLLARRLVERGVRFVQLMHSGWDQHTNLDTQLALQCRDTDQPSAALVKDLKQRGLLDDTIVLWCGEFGRTVFVQGDINRENGHGRDHFGACYSLWAAGGGFKGGAVHGETDDFCYKVVKDPVSVHDMQATILRQLGIDHERLTYEYQGRNFRLTDVSGQVVPELVKP; encoded by the coding sequence ATGAACCCCTTCTTCGAACGCGACCTTAGGATCTCTCGACGGCAGCTTTTCGGAACCGGCGCCAAGGGGATCGGCGTTGCCGCGCTGGCCGGCCTGTTGACGCAGGACGGATTCGCGTCGCTTCTTCAAGGGCACGCTCAGCATCATGGGAGCGGTCCCTTGCCCGGACTTCCCCACTTCCCTCCTAAGGCGAAGCGAGTGATCGTGTTATGGCAAGGAGGAGCGCCTTCGCAGGTCGATCTGTTCGACTACAAGCCTGAGCTACTCAAGCATCGGCTCGAGGAGCTACCCGCATCGCTTCGAGAAGGGACCCGGCTCTCCACGATGACGTCGGGGCAGAACAAATTTCCAATCTTGCCCGCGATCAAACCTTTTCGGCAGTACGGCCAATCCGGGATGTGGCTGTCCGAAATGATTCCCCATACCGGGTCGATCGCCGACGACATCTGTCTGGTGAAGTCGATGCACACCGACGCGGTGAACCACGCACCGGGGGTTACCTTCTTCTTGACCGGGAGCCAAATTCCCGGCCGGCCGAGTATGGGGGCATGGGCAACCTACGGCCTTGGCAGCATGACCGACGAGCTGCCGGCCTTCGTGGTAATGACTTCGTCGGACGAGAAAAAAACCTGCGGGCAGCTCTTCTACGACTACTACTGGGGGAGCGGATTCATCCCTTCCAAGTATCAAGGCGTCCGATTCCGAAGCGAAGGGGAGCCGGTTCTATACCTGAACGACCCACCCGGCATGTCGCCACAGCTAAGACGAGGAGTCCTCGACGACATCGCTGCGCTCGACAAGCGGCGGCTGGCCGACTACGGCGACCCGGAGATAGAAACCCGAATCACGCAGTACGAGCTCGCCTTCAAGATGCAGACGAGCGTCCCGGAGCTTACGGATATCTCAAAGGAGCCGAAGAGCGTGCTCGATATGTACGGCCCGGATGTTGAGAAGCACGGAAGCTATGCTCACAACTGCCTTCTAGCTCGCCGCCTCGTCGAGCGGGGCGTTCGGTTCGTCCAGCTCATGCACTCCGGTTGGGACCAGCACACGAACCTCGATACCCAACTTGCCCTCCAATGCCGCGATACCGACCAACCGTCGGCCGCACTAGTTAAAGATCTTAAACAGCGTGGCCTACTGGACGACACGATCGTCCTGTGGTGTGGGGAGTTCGGACGGACGGTGTTCGTCCAAGGCGACATCAATCGCGAGAACGGCCACGGCCGCGACCACTTCGGGGCTTGCTACAGCCTCTGGGCCGCCGGAGGCGGATTCAAAGGGGGCGCGGTCCACGGCGAGACCGACGACTTCTGTTACAAAGTCGTCAAAGATCCAGTTTCTGTCCACGACATGCAAGCCACGATCCTGCGCCAACTCGGGATCGACCACGAACGGTTGACCTACGAATACCAAGGCCGGAACTTCCGCTTAACGGACGTTTCGGGCCAAGTCGTGCCCGAGCTAGTCAAGCCCTGA
- a CDS encoding KTSC domain-containing protein: protein MPNLTHVESSAIEAVGYDPVRRSLYLRFVNGGRYVYYGVPQEVHKDFMAAPSKGQFFAHHIRPVFTRYSEW, encoded by the coding sequence ATGCCCAATCTAACGCACGTCGAATCAAGCGCCATCGAGGCGGTCGGGTACGACCCGGTGCGTCGTTCGCTGTACCTGCGGTTCGTTAACGGCGGACGCTACGTCTACTACGGCGTACCGCAGGAAGTTCACAAAGATTTCATGGCCGCCCCCTCAAAGGGACAGTTCTTCGCCCACCACATCCGGCCGGTGTTTACCCGATACAGCGAATGGTGA